In a single window of the Streptomyces sp. 846.5 genome:
- a CDS encoding universal stress protein: MNSTLAGGPVVAGVSRSEVSRAAVMWAADEAAWRGLPLLLLHSQDWPAGSSPRTTEEHPAHLWSTRFRATGERLLEEARTVALERHPGLAVTTRLAEGRAVHVLREAAEGASQLVLGVRHLTENDIFFMPGGKGSSLVGHTPCPLALVPEPHAVSGDGPVVVGVDGSAASERAVETAFEEAARGDGGLLAVEVRRPREAGLPEFLEEARLDVSQALAGWTEKYPDTTVAWEVLTGNPALMLATASRRARCLVVGSRGVGGFRGMVLGSTSRGLLHRSHCPLLVVPAAAAR; this comes from the coding sequence ATGAACAGCACCTTGGCAGGTGGGCCCGTGGTCGCGGGGGTGTCGCGTTCCGAGGTGAGCAGGGCAGCGGTGATGTGGGCCGCTGACGAGGCTGCCTGGCGCGGACTGCCGCTTCTCCTCCTGCACAGCCAGGACTGGCCTGCCGGCAGCTCGCCGCGGACCACCGAAGAGCATCCGGCCCACCTGTGGTCGACACGCTTCCGGGCCACGGGCGAGCGGCTGCTGGAGGAGGCTCGAACGGTCGCCCTGGAGCGTCACCCCGGGCTGGCCGTCACCACGCGGCTCGCGGAGGGGCGGGCCGTCCACGTCCTGCGCGAGGCGGCCGAGGGTGCGTCCCAGCTGGTGCTCGGCGTCCGACACCTGACGGAGAACGACATCTTCTTCATGCCGGGCGGCAAGGGCTCGTCCCTCGTCGGCCATACGCCGTGCCCGCTTGCCCTGGTACCAGAACCGCATGCGGTTTCGGGCGATGGACCGGTCGTCGTGGGCGTGGACGGATCAGCCGCCTCGGAGCGTGCCGTCGAAACGGCCTTCGAGGAGGCGGCGCGTGGCGACGGGGGGCTGCTCGCGGTCGAGGTCCGCCGACCGCGTGAGGCAGGTCTGCCCGAGTTCCTGGAGGAGGCCCGGCTCGACGTGTCGCAGGCCCTGGCCGGGTGGACGGAGAAGTACCCGGACACAACGGTGGCGTGGGAGGTACTGACCGGCAACCCTGCTCTGATGCTGGCCACCGCCTCTCGCAGGGCGCGGTGCCTGGTCGTCGGCTCTCGCGGAGTGGGCGGCTTCCGCGGCATGGTGCTCGGTTCGACCAGCCGTGGCCTGCTGCATCGCTCGCACTGCCCGCTGCTGGTGGTACCGGCCGCAGCTGCCCGCTGA
- a CDS encoding response regulator transcription factor: MTTIRIVLADDQELVRAGLKMVVADLPDLEIVGEAGTGAEAVRLAGEARPDVVLMDIRMPGTDGIEATRVITAGSAPPRVLMLTTFDDDDSVYASLRAGASGFLVKDMALVDIIAAIRVVAAGDALIAPSVTRRLIEEFAERPRRSLPKRRLDGITGREREVLTLVGRGLSNSEIAAHLFIGPATAKTHVARLLTKLDARDRVQLVIAAYEAGLVSPT, translated from the coding sequence ATGACAACGATCCGTATCGTGCTCGCCGACGACCAGGAGCTGGTGCGCGCCGGGCTGAAGATGGTGGTCGCCGACCTCCCCGATCTCGAGATCGTGGGCGAGGCGGGCACGGGTGCCGAGGCCGTCCGGCTGGCCGGCGAGGCCCGACCCGATGTCGTGCTGATGGACATCCGGATGCCCGGCACGGACGGCATCGAGGCCACCCGGGTGATCACGGCGGGCTCCGCGCCGCCGCGGGTACTGATGCTCACCACGTTCGACGACGACGACAGCGTGTATGCCTCGCTGCGGGCCGGTGCGAGCGGGTTCCTGGTCAAGGACATGGCGCTGGTGGACATCATCGCGGCGATCCGTGTGGTGGCCGCCGGTGACGCCCTGATCGCGCCGAGCGTCACCCGCCGCCTCATCGAGGAATTCGCCGAGCGGCCCCGACGCTCCCTGCCGAAACGGCGGCTCGACGGCATCACCGGACGGGAGCGAGAGGTGCTGACGCTGGTCGGGCGCGGCCTGTCGAACAGCGAGATCGCCGCTCACCTTTTCATCGGCCCCGCCACCGCCAAAACCCATGTGGCGCGCCTGCTGACCAAGTTGGACGCCCGCGACCGCGTCCAACTGGTCATCGCCGCTTACGAAGCAGGGTTGGTGTCGCCGACCTGA
- a CDS encoding IS5 family transposase yields the protein MSYSSVSLSSGSSRVTPGCDCLAHVYGNAADAPERERFYTTDMSDAEWQVVRAAMPVPAWMQGRGGRPEGYCHRQMIDAVRYLVDNGGKWRAMPADFPPWDRVYAFARRWRVKGLLAEFHDRLRGALREAEGRDPQPTAGIIDSQSVKAAANVPAASRGYDGNKKINGRRRHVVVDCLGLLLAVLVTAADVGDRTAAMPLLRDVRARFHRLTLLWADGGYTGVLVAWARDRLKLTLEIVKRTDDVKGFKVLPRRWVVERTLGWLMRTRRLCRDYETLPAAHEAVVQWSMTMLMTRRLARPRA from the coding sequence GTGTCCTACTCTTCCGTCTCGTTGTCGTCCGGGTCCAGCCGGGTCACTCCTGGGTGTGACTGCCTGGCGCACGTGTACGGGAACGCGGCGGACGCGCCTGAGCGCGAGCGCTTCTACACGACCGACATGAGCGACGCGGAGTGGCAGGTCGTGCGCGCCGCGATGCCGGTGCCGGCCTGGATGCAGGGCCGTGGCGGACGCCCGGAGGGCTACTGCCACCGGCAGATGATCGACGCGGTGCGCTACCTGGTGGACAACGGCGGCAAGTGGCGGGCGATGCCGGCCGACTTCCCGCCCTGGGACCGGGTCTACGCCTTCGCCCGGCGCTGGCGCGTCAAGGGCCTGCTGGCCGAGTTCCACGACCGGCTGCGCGGAGCACTGCGCGAGGCCGAGGGCCGCGACCCGCAGCCCACCGCGGGCATCATCGACTCCCAGTCGGTCAAAGCCGCCGCGAACGTGCCCGCCGCCTCCCGCGGCTACGACGGAAACAAGAAGATCAACGGCCGGCGCCGGCACGTCGTGGTGGACTGCCTGGGCCTGCTCCTGGCCGTCCTGGTCACCGCCGCCGACGTCGGCGACCGCACCGCCGCGATGCCCCTGCTGCGCGATGTCCGGGCCCGCTTCCACCGCCTGACCCTGCTCTGGGCCGACGGCGGCTACACCGGCGTCCTGGTCGCCTGGGCGAGGGACAGGCTGAAGCTGACCCTGGAGATCGTCAAGCGCACCGACGACGTGAAGGGCTTCAAGGTGCTGCCGCGCCGCTGGGTGGTGGAGCGCACACTGGGGTGGCTGATGCGCACGCGCCGCCTGTGCCGGGACTACGAGACGCTTCCCGCCGCCCACGAGGCCGTGGTCCAGTGGTCGATGACGATGCTCATGACCCGGCGGCTGGCCCGGCCGCGAGCGTGA
- a CDS encoding sensor histidine kinase yields the protein MVLFSTTTYRLTDDHHSAFLLLVLRAAVAAVLALAIGWARRWPLAVFGVLLAETTAADLLWGKTWPFFLALDGLVCYLATNRPRRTTAAAAVVELAAWALQWVAVDHGREKLSDFASMLSGLAMSVLVFWLIGNSVRQQRQYGEALRAHAVTSERLRIAREVHDMVAHSIGVIAIQAGSASLVIDTQPENARKALGAIESTSRETLAGLRSMLGSLRQADKASPDPAPGRAGMEALDRLAETTADAGVRVEVRWRGQRRPLPPEVDVAAFRIIQESVANAVRHSGTDHCRVSVEYRDEELAIEVVDDGRGPVHTGTAAGAGYGLPGMRERVALLNGRFSAGSRPEGGFRVAVRLPG from the coding sequence ATGGTGCTGTTCAGTACGACGACCTATCGACTGACGGATGATCACCACTCCGCATTCCTGCTGCTCGTGCTCCGGGCGGCCGTGGCGGCCGTCCTGGCGCTGGCGATCGGCTGGGCCCGCCGGTGGCCGCTGGCGGTGTTCGGGGTGCTCCTGGCCGAAACGACAGCAGCCGACTTGCTCTGGGGGAAGACCTGGCCGTTCTTCCTGGCGTTGGACGGACTCGTCTGCTACCTCGCGACGAACCGTCCCCGCCGTACCACCGCCGCAGCAGCCGTCGTCGAGCTGGCCGCATGGGCCCTCCAGTGGGTGGCGGTGGACCACGGCCGGGAGAAGCTCAGTGACTTCGCGAGCATGCTGTCGGGACTCGCCATGTCGGTCCTCGTCTTCTGGCTGATCGGCAACTCGGTCCGCCAACAGCGCCAGTACGGCGAGGCTTTGCGCGCCCACGCGGTGACGTCCGAACGGTTGCGGATCGCCCGTGAAGTGCACGACATGGTCGCCCACAGCATCGGCGTCATCGCGATCCAGGCCGGCTCGGCGAGCCTGGTCATCGACACCCAACCCGAGAACGCGCGCAAGGCGCTGGGCGCCATCGAGAGCACCAGCCGTGAGACGCTGGCCGGCTTGCGGAGCATGCTCGGCTCGCTGCGTCAGGCCGACAAGGCTTCGCCTGACCCCGCCCCTGGCCGCGCAGGCATGGAGGCTCTCGACCGGCTGGCCGAGACGACGGCGGACGCCGGAGTCCGGGTCGAGGTGCGCTGGCGGGGGCAGCGGCGTCCGCTGCCCCCCGAGGTCGACGTGGCAGCCTTCCGGATCATCCAGGAGTCGGTCGCCAACGCGGTGCGCCACTCCGGCACCGACCACTGCCGGGTGTCCGTGGAGTACCGGGACGAGGAACTGGCCATCGAGGTCGTCGACGACGGGCGCGGCCCGGTACACACCGGGACGGCGGCGGGGGCCGGTTACGGGCTCCCCGGGATGCGCGAACGGGTCGCCCTGCTGAACGGCCGGTTCAGTGCTGGGTCCAGGCCCGAAGGCGGGTTCCGGGTCGCGGTGAGGCTGCCGGGATGA
- a CDS encoding type II toxin-antitoxin system CcdA family antitoxin yields the protein MTTRTRTTVSLPADLIAHARAASGGNLSAYIEHALRAQQLRDAGPAVRAWREQAGSDTEELADVFGEDVA from the coding sequence GTGACTACTCGTACGCGTACCACGGTCAGCCTGCCGGCCGACCTCATCGCCCACGCCCGCGCCGCCTCCGGCGGCAACCTGTCCGCCTACATAGAGCACGCGCTCCGGGCCCAGCAGCTGCGCGACGCCGGCCCCGCCGTGCGCGCCTGGCGCGAGCAGGCCGGATCCGATACTGAAGAACTCGCCGACGTCTTCGGCGAGGACGTCGCGTGA
- a CDS encoding type II toxin-antitoxin system PemK/MazF family toxin, which produces MTFLARGQVWRVQLATKTRAVVIVQSDAALGALPGTAVCMMIDETQGAPDTVVTIPMTHPVRGAAVAVDLTALTDKRLTSGELLGTVDTEIMDRIAVALRITLDLT; this is translated from the coding sequence GTGACCTTCCTCGCCCGCGGCCAGGTCTGGCGCGTCCAACTGGCGACCAAGACCCGCGCGGTCGTCATCGTCCAGTCCGACGCCGCGCTGGGCGCCCTGCCCGGCACCGCCGTGTGCATGATGATCGACGAGACCCAGGGCGCCCCGGACACCGTCGTCACCATCCCCATGACCCACCCCGTGCGAGGCGCCGCCGTCGCCGTCGACCTCACCGCGCTCACCGACAAGCGCCTGACGTCCGGCGAACTCCTCGGCACCGTCGACACGGAGATTATGGACCGGATCGCTGTCGCCTTGCGCATCACCCTGGACCTCACCTGA
- a CDS encoding IS1380 family transposase encodes MKSSHTAAATFAAFDDPNLLAFGGLAAAVRLAERCGLPALAREKVQLKDAANGAGAAVGAKVMSLVAGMLAGADSIDDTDVLRHGAMARAFAGIRAPSTLGTFLRAFTWGHVRQLESAARAFTCNLARHCNLLAGGDQVVYLDIDSKVKQVYGAGKQGAEYGYTKVRGLHFQIVTASTPLAAPVIVATRLRKGSAGSAKGAASLIAEAIRTVRATGAIGMIVVRADSAFFSHKVVDVCRRNKVRFSLAVAQRKKVRELIATIPETAWTAIKYPKAIWDRDEERWVSDAEVAEIQYTAFTGKAKRYRATARLLVRRVKRLNEAGIPDGQGELFTVWRFHAVFTDSPLPLVEAEADHRRHAIVEQVFADLEDSALGHLPSGKFTANAAWLTLAAVAHNLTRALGTLASGFHARARTGTIRRQLINVPARLATGGRTLTWHIPEHWRWREAFADLWTAVGHRLRT; translated from the coding sequence ATGAAATCTTCCCACACCGCCGCAGCGACCTTCGCGGCGTTCGATGACCCGAATCTCCTGGCGTTCGGTGGCCTGGCTGCGGCGGTGCGGTTGGCCGAGCGGTGCGGCCTGCCCGCGCTGGCCCGGGAGAAGGTGCAGCTCAAGGATGCCGCGAACGGCGCCGGGGCAGCCGTCGGCGCGAAGGTGATGTCGCTCGTGGCGGGAATGCTCGCCGGGGCGGACAGCATCGACGACACCGACGTCCTGCGACACGGTGCCATGGCCCGGGCCTTCGCCGGGATCCGCGCGCCGTCCACACTTGGCACTTTCCTGCGCGCGTTCACCTGGGGCCATGTGCGCCAACTGGAGTCCGCAGCACGGGCGTTCACCTGCAACCTGGCCCGGCACTGCAACCTGCTCGCGGGCGGCGACCAAGTGGTGTACCTGGACATCGACTCGAAGGTCAAGCAGGTCTACGGGGCCGGCAAGCAGGGCGCGGAATACGGCTACACCAAGGTCCGCGGCCTGCACTTCCAGATCGTCACCGCCTCCACCCCGCTAGCCGCGCCGGTCATCGTGGCCACCCGCCTGCGCAAAGGCTCGGCCGGCTCCGCCAAGGGCGCCGCCTCCCTGATCGCCGAAGCCATCAGGACGGTGCGGGCGACGGGCGCGATCGGCATGATCGTGGTCCGTGCCGACTCCGCGTTCTTCTCCCACAAGGTCGTAGACGTCTGCCGCCGCAACAAGGTCCGGTTCTCGCTCGCCGTCGCGCAGCGCAAAAAGGTCCGCGAACTGATCGCGACGATCCCCGAGACCGCGTGGACGGCGATCAAGTACCCGAAGGCGATCTGGGACCGGGACGAGGAACGCTGGGTCTCGGACGCGGAGGTCGCCGAGATCCAGTACACCGCGTTCACCGGCAAGGCCAAGCGCTACCGGGCCACCGCCCGACTTCTGGTGCGGCGGGTCAAGCGCCTGAACGAGGCCGGAATCCCGGACGGGCAGGGCGAGTTGTTCACCGTCTGGCGGTTCCACGCGGTGTTCACCGACTCGCCGTTGCCGCTGGTCGAGGCCGAGGCGGACCATCGTCGGCACGCCATTGTGGAACAGGTTTTTGCCGATCTTGAGGACTCGGCGCTGGGGCATCTGCCCTCGGGGAAGTTCACCGCGAACGCCGCGTGGCTGACCCTGGCCGCCGTCGCCCACAACCTGACTCGAGCCCTGGGCACCCTGGCCTCCGGCTTCCACGCCAGAGCCCGCACCGGCACGATCCGCCGCCAACTCATCAACGTCCCGGCGCGGTTGGCCACCGGAGGCCGGACCCTGACCTGGCACATTCCCGAGCACTGGCGCTGGCGGGAGGCGTTCGCCGATCTGTGGACAGCCGTCGGCCACCGACTGCGAACCTGA
- a CDS encoding maleylpyruvate isomerase family mycothiol-dependent enzyme yields the protein MTHAEPTGPHGATGVWRLVHTERGALAADLADLAEERWATPSLCAGLTVREVLAHLTAGASLNPVRWLAGVIRCRFDFDRQVAMRLAEQLGTTPAETLDRFRRVVTSTTKAPVPTLAMLGETITHGQDIRRPLGIHHDYPIETLTQVAQYYQGTDLPALTKRRARGLRLEATDGPFVAGSGPRVSGTTLALTMAMAGRGTYCDELHGEGSATLRDRCPTP from the coding sequence ATGACCCATGCAGAACCGACCGGCCCCCACGGCGCGACCGGCGTCTGGCGGCTCGTCCACACCGAGCGTGGCGCCCTGGCGGCCGATCTCGCGGACCTGGCCGAGGAACGCTGGGCGACGCCGTCACTGTGCGCCGGATTGACCGTGCGCGAGGTGCTTGCACACCTCACGGCCGGCGCGAGCCTGAACCCCGTACGGTGGCTGGCGGGCGTGATCCGCTGCCGCTTCGACTTCGACAGGCAAGTCGCCATGCGACTGGCCGAGCAGTTGGGCACAACCCCCGCCGAGACACTCGACAGATTCCGCCGAGTCGTCACCAGCACGACCAAAGCACCCGTCCCGACCCTGGCGATGCTCGGCGAAACGATCACCCACGGACAGGACATCCGTCGGCCCCTGGGCATCCACCACGACTACCCGATCGAAACACTCACGCAGGTGGCCCAGTACTACCAGGGCACCGACCTCCCGGCCCTCACCAAGCGGCGGGCCCGCGGCCTGAGACTCGAAGCGACCGACGGACCCTTCGTCGCCGGCAGCGGACCGCGCGTGTCCGGCACCACCCTGGCCCTGACCATGGCGATGGCCGGACGCGGAACATACTGCGACGAACTCCACGGCGAGGGTTCCGCAACCCTGCGTGACCGCTGCCCGACCCCCTGA
- a CDS encoding alpha/beta hydrolase, whose amino-acid sequence MSIDIKAVDFLDDDHHRKVHRLRKGTAVSDTHVTAPTQYIEVDGDQFAYRRWGKPSGAPLFFVQHFRGALDNWDPLITDGLAESREVILYNGRGLASSSGTPRNRMEDMADDIAAVIRALGLEQVDLLGFSIGGLQAQEVALRHPELVRKLLLIGTGVRGGEASADPKAFAEVATNPIPTEDDFLYLFFGRSEAAREAGKAFWERRHQRVDQDPPTSPELMMAQIEAVAAYSPLRPGETPFVFLNAITQPTLVLNGENDVMIPTIHSWHLSQNIPDAQLRSRCLSGCEAAWRVTFRRWGVK is encoded by the coding sequence ATGTCGATCGACATCAAAGCAGTTGACTTTTTAGATGACGACCATCATCGTAAGGTTCACCGACTACGGAAAGGCACGGCCGTGAGTGACACGCATGTGACAGCACCGACGCAGTACATCGAGGTCGACGGAGACCAGTTCGCCTACCGGCGCTGGGGGAAGCCCTCCGGTGCTCCGCTCTTCTTCGTCCAGCACTTCCGCGGCGCCCTGGACAACTGGGACCCGCTGATTACCGACGGCCTGGCGGAAAGCCGTGAGGTCATCCTGTACAACGGCCGCGGCCTCGCCTCGTCGTCCGGCACGCCACGCAACCGGATGGAGGACATGGCCGACGACATCGCCGCGGTCATCCGGGCGCTGGGGCTGGAGCAGGTCGACCTGCTCGGCTTCTCCATCGGAGGCCTCCAAGCCCAGGAGGTCGCGCTGCGCCACCCCGAGCTGGTGCGCAAGCTTCTGCTGATCGGCACCGGCGTGCGGGGCGGGGAGGCGTCCGCCGACCCCAAGGCGTTCGCTGAGGTCGCGACGAATCCGATCCCGACCGAGGACGACTTCCTCTACCTGTTCTTCGGCCGTTCGGAAGCCGCGCGGGAAGCGGGCAAGGCCTTCTGGGAGCGGCGCCACCAGCGGGTCGACCAGGACCCGCCGACCTCGCCCGAACTCATGATGGCGCAGATCGAGGCGGTCGCGGCCTACTCACCGCTGCGGCCGGGCGAGACGCCCTTCGTCTTCCTGAACGCGATCACCCAGCCGACGCTGGTCCTCAACGGCGAGAACGACGTGATGATCCCCACGATCCACTCCTGGCACCTCTCCCAGAACATCCCCGATGCCCAGCTGAGAAGCCGTTGTCTTTCCGGGTGTGAGGCTGCTTGGAGGGTGACTTTTCGCAGGTGGGGCGTGAAGTAG
- a CDS encoding TetR/AcrR family transcriptional regulator → MSIDINVWWAVERRQERRPAMRVTKAQAEQNRAHIVATAARLFRERGYDGVGVAELMAEAGFTHGGFYKHFRSKADLMAEASANGLSQTAARMEAVDVAEFVESYVAREHRDGRGEGCTIAALSGDAARQPEDIKTEFATGIESLMAALRTGGDASPDTDQHTSRARVIDVLAHSVGAVMLSRACPDGSPLADEILDVCRESILASLTHGDDGRPKAENPLS, encoded by the coding sequence ATGTCGATCGACATCAATGTATGGTGGGCGGTCGAGCGTCGACAGGAGAGGCGGCCGGCCATGCGGGTCACCAAGGCACAGGCAGAGCAGAACCGTGCGCACATCGTGGCTACGGCCGCCCGGCTGTTTCGTGAGCGCGGTTACGACGGTGTCGGTGTGGCCGAACTGATGGCGGAGGCCGGGTTCACCCATGGCGGGTTCTACAAGCACTTCCGCTCCAAGGCCGACCTGATGGCCGAGGCCTCCGCGAACGGGCTCTCACAGACCGCGGCACGAATGGAAGCTGTGGACGTCGCCGAATTCGTCGAGTCCTACGTCGCCCGGGAACATCGCGACGGGCGCGGCGAGGGCTGCACCATCGCGGCCCTCAGCGGCGACGCCGCACGTCAGCCCGAGGACATCAAGACGGAGTTCGCGACCGGCATAGAGAGCCTGATGGCGGCCCTGCGTACCGGAGGCGACGCGTCGCCGGACACGGACCAGCACACGTCCCGCGCGAGGGTGATCGACGTGCTGGCTCACTCGGTCGGCGCGGTCATGTTGTCGCGGGCGTGCCCAGACGGCTCCCCGCTGGCGGACGAGATCCTCGACGTCTGCCGTGAGTCGATCCTCGCGTCACTTACCCACGGGGACGACGGCCGGCCCAAGGCGGAGAACCCACTGAGCTGA
- a CDS encoding alpha/beta hydrolase, which produces MTSIRRTAVAAALALVLPLPIAAAGTAFAAPPPAIATATSNAFAQAELPRPTGPHAVGRNTLQLVDERRQDPWVPAAGPRRLMVSVYYPARPGTGGPAAYMSTEEARLLLQEKAPGSGIPPQALSATRTWAHQDARPEDGRFPLVVLSPGFTLPRALFTSIAEDLASRGYVVALVDHTYESPGVTFPDGRTLTCTICDQPPAAGIEAVARSRAEDLTFVIDELTGPHPAWRYARVIDRERIGMAGHSISGDATAMAMAADHRVRAGVDMDGSFQEADPATGLHGRPFLLFGAEHESPGMDPSWTKAWANLDGWKRWLTIAGSDHTSFSDLNLLAAQAGRPAPSGAIPPLRALELTRSYLGAFFDQQLKGRPQALLDGPSAADPEVTFQHP; this is translated from the coding sequence ATGACCAGCATCCGTCGCACTGCCGTAGCCGCCGCGCTCGCACTCGTCCTGCCGCTGCCGATCGCCGCAGCGGGCACGGCGTTCGCCGCCCCTCCACCCGCTATCGCCACCGCGACCTCGAACGCGTTCGCCCAAGCGGAACTCCCCCGCCCGACCGGCCCGCACGCGGTCGGCCGCAACACGCTGCAACTGGTCGACGAGCGCCGCCAGGACCCCTGGGTGCCGGCCGCAGGCCCACGTCGGCTGATGGTGTCGGTGTACTACCCGGCCCGCCCCGGGACTGGAGGGCCGGCCGCCTACATGAGCACTGAGGAGGCCCGGCTGCTGCTGCAGGAGAAGGCCCCGGGCTCCGGCATCCCGCCCCAGGCGCTCAGCGCCACCCGCACCTGGGCTCACCAGGACGCGCGCCCGGAGGACGGGAGGTTCCCGCTGGTCGTGCTCTCGCCCGGCTTCACGCTGCCGCGTGCCCTGTTCACCAGCATTGCCGAGGATCTGGCCAGCCGCGGGTACGTGGTCGCGCTCGTCGACCACACCTACGAGTCCCCCGGCGTGACCTTCCCCGACGGACGGACGCTCACCTGCACCATCTGCGACCAGCCCCCGGCGGCCGGAATCGAGGCCGTCGCCCGCAGCCGGGCCGAGGACCTCACATTCGTGATCGACGAGTTGACCGGGCCTCACCCCGCCTGGCGGTACGCGCGGGTGATCGACAGGGAGCGGATCGGCATGGCCGGGCACTCGATCAGCGGCGACGCCACCGCCATGGCCATGGCCGCCGACCACCGGGTACGGGCCGGGGTGGACATGGACGGCAGCTTCCAGGAGGCGGACCCGGCAACCGGCCTCCACGGCCGCCCCTTCCTGCTGTTCGGCGCCGAGCACGAGAGTCCAGGTATGGACCCGTCCTGGACGAAAGCCTGGGCAAACCTGGACGGCTGGAAGCGCTGGCTGACGATCGCCGGTTCCGACCACACCAGCTTCAGTGACCTGAACCTCCTCGCCGCACAGGCCGGCAGGCCCGCCCCCAGCGGGGCGATCCCCCCGCTGCGCGCACTGGAGCTCACCCGCAGCTACCTCGGAGCCTTCTTCGACCAGCAGCTGAAGGGCCGCCCACAGGCGCTGCTCGACGGCCCGTCAGCGGCCGACCCGGAGGTCACCTTCCAGCACCCCTGA
- a CDS encoding universal stress protein yields the protein MNEPSARRNPEQHGQPARVVVGIDASVPAREALDWAAAEAARRAVPLRIAHSWSLAPYQVPAKEQGDIAIGAREGAGELVRQSRERVLAQYGDLQVDVEVLPEEPVQGLIRTAGADSMLVVGTRGHNRFAATMLGSVSQRLVAHAPVPVVVVRAAEVPHGADVVLGAAPDETDAPIDFAFGEAQRRGVPLRVIRTWMYPQSYPGIVVVPPLDRIRRDRAESMELTEVLARAHKEFPDVEVVQQVTMDEPEGALVEASAGTALVVIGAQRRKHPFALPLGHVAQRVLHHAHCPVAVVPHS from the coding sequence ATGAACGAGCCGTCGGCGCGTCGGAACCCGGAACAGCACGGGCAGCCGGCGCGGGTCGTGGTCGGCATCGACGCCTCGGTGCCGGCCCGTGAGGCGCTGGACTGGGCCGCCGCCGAGGCCGCCCGCCGTGCGGTGCCGCTGCGGATCGCCCACTCCTGGAGTCTGGCGCCGTACCAGGTTCCGGCCAAGGAGCAGGGCGACATCGCCATCGGTGCCCGGGAGGGCGCCGGGGAACTGGTCCGGCAGTCGCGTGAGCGGGTCCTCGCCCAGTACGGCGACCTCCAGGTGGACGTCGAGGTCCTGCCGGAGGAGCCGGTCCAGGGGTTGATCCGCACAGCGGGGGCCGACTCCATGCTGGTCGTGGGCACGCGCGGGCACAACCGCTTCGCCGCCACCATGCTGGGGTCGGTCAGCCAGCGGCTGGTCGCGCACGCTCCTGTGCCGGTGGTCGTGGTCCGGGCCGCCGAAGTCCCCCACGGCGCTGACGTGGTCCTGGGAGCCGCACCCGATGAGACGGACGCCCCGATCGACTTCGCCTTCGGCGAGGCCCAGCGCCGTGGTGTGCCGCTGCGGGTGATCCGCACCTGGATGTACCCGCAGAGCTACCCGGGCATCGTCGTCGTCCCGCCGCTCGATCGGATCCGGCGCGACCGCGCGGAGAGCATGGAGCTGACCGAGGTGCTCGCCCGCGCCCACAAGGAGTTCCCCGATGTCGAGGTGGTCCAGCAGGTGACCATGGACGAACCGGAGGGCGCGCTGGTGGAGGCCTCCGCCGGCACCGCGCTGGTCGTGATCGGCGCCCAGCGCCGGAAGCACCCCTTCGCCCTGCCGCTGGGCCATGTGGCCCAGCGGGTGCTGCACCACGCGCACTGCCCGGTCGCGGTGGTCCCGCACAGTTGA